From Patagioenas fasciata isolate bPatFas1 chromosome 15, bPatFas1.hap1, whole genome shotgun sequence, a single genomic window includes:
- the FBXL16 gene encoding F-box/LRR-repeat protein 16: MSNPRNGDTKPPCLPRNGLVKIPTQPNGLGSASITKGTPAMKNRLCQPSSVPAILSPALAHRSDLPIPSLASPLSLTALASVSSPPGPSLVGLNTSEGSEQPSPERLPGSPSERQLAVDEKILNRLFWYFSACEKCVLAQVCKAWRRVLYQPKFWVGLTPVLHTKELYNILPSGEKEFVSLQGFAIRGFDGFCLVGVSDLDICEFIDNYPLSKKGVKSMSLKRSTITDAGLEVMLEQMQGVVRLELSGCNDFTEAGLWSSLNARITALSVSDCINVADDAIAAISQLLPNLTELNLQAYHVTDTALAYFTAKQGYTTHTLRLNSCWEITNHGVVNMVHSLPNLSVLSLSGCSKVTDDGVELVAENLRKLRSLDLSWCPRITDMALEYIACDLHKLEELVLDRCVRITDTGLSYLSTMSSLRSLYLRWCCQVQDFGLKHLLSMGSLRLLSLAGCPLLTTTGLSGLVQLQELEELELTNCPGATPELFKYFSQHLPCCMVIE, encoded by the exons ATGTCGAACCCGAGAAACGGTGACACCAAGCCCCCATGTTTGCCCCGCAATGGACTGGTGAAGATCCCCACACAACCCAACGGCCTCGGCTCTGCCAGCATCACCAAAGGCACCCCCGCCATGAAAAACCGCCTGTGCCAGCCTTCCTCTGTGCCTGCCATCCTCAGCCCGGCCTTAGCCCACCGCAGCGACCTGCCCATCCCCAGCCTGGCCTCCCCACTCTCCTTGACCGCTCTGGCTAGCGTCTCCTCTCCTCCCGGCCCTTCCTTGGTGGGACTGAACACGAGCGAAGGCTCAGAGCAGCCCTCACCAGAGcggctgcctggctcgccctcaGAAAGGCAGCTGGCGGTGGACGAAAAGATCCTCAACCGCTTGTTCTGGTACTTTTCAGCGTGCGAGAAGTGCGTGCTGGCACAGGTATGCAAGGCGTGGCGGCGGGTGCTCTACCAACCCAAGTTCTGGGTGGGCTTGACACCTGTTCTGCACACCAAAGAGCTCTACAACATCCTGCCCAGCGGTGAGAAGGAGTTTGTCAGCCTGCAGGGCTTTGCCATCCGTGGCTTCGATGGCTTCTGCCTTGTGGGCGTCTCTGACCTGGACATTTGTGAGTTCATTGACAACTACCCTCTCTCCAAGAAGGGGGTCAAGTCCATGAGCCTTAAGAGGTCGACCATCACAGATGCGGGGTTGGAG GTGATGCTGGAGCAGATGCAGGGTGTGGTGCGGCTGGAGCTGTCAGGCTGCAACGACTTCACGGAGGCTGGGCTGTGGTCCAGCCTCAACGCACGCATCACGGCGCTGAGCGTCAGCGACTGCATCAACGTGGCCGACGACGCCATCGCCGCCATCTCGCAGCTCCTGCCCAACCTCACCGAGCTCAACCTGCAAGCTTACCACGTAACGGACACGGCCCTCGCCTACTTCACTGCCAAGCAAGGCTACACCACCCACACCCTCCGCCTCAACTCCTGCTGGGAGATCACCAACCATGGCGTGGTCAACATGGTCCACAGCCTGCCCAACCTGAGCGTCCTCAGCCTCTCGGGCTGCTCCAAGGTGACAGATGATGGGGTGGAGCTGGTGGCCGAGAACCTACGGAAGCTGCGCAGTCTTGATCTCTCCTGGTGTCCTCGTATCACGGACATGGCCCTGGAGTACATCGCTTGCGACCTGCACAAGCTGGAGGAGCTGGTGCTTGACAG GTGTGTGCGGATCACTGACACCGGCCTCAGCTACCTGTCCACTATGTCATCCCTGCGGAGCCTCTACCTGCGCTGGTGCTGCCAG GTGCAGGATTTTGGCCTGAAGCATCTCCTGAGCATGGGCAGCCTGCGCCTCCTCTCGCTGGCTG GCTGCCCCTTGCTGACCACCACGGGACTGTCAGggctggtgcagctgcaggagctggaggagctggagctcacCAACTGTCCCGGAGCCACCCCAGAGCTCTTCAAGTACTTCTCTCAGCACCTTCCGTGCTGCATGGTGATCGAGTAG